The proteins below come from a single Polynucleobacter sp. MWH-UH23A genomic window:
- a CDS encoding DUF4118 domain-containing protein, with product MKHNLNAFRWCPNKAAGYLNAVIGVFFAFCVRMALQPQIEDALPLFFFQINTILIAFLFGTGPALLTVSLSVPLISYFFMAPFGEFTVIDSRDLRVLFVYATYTLLVCFLVEWLRREQYNSKMAMLVSESRFKLLVEGDNKIRELLKNPPHKPKELDSI from the coding sequence ATGAAACATAATCTTAACGCCTTCAGATGGTGCCCAAATAAAGCTGCTGGTTATTTAAATGCGGTTATTGGGGTATTTTTTGCCTTCTGTGTACGAATGGCCCTTCAGCCGCAGATCGAGGATGCATTACCCTTATTTTTCTTTCAAATTAATACCATTTTGATTGCATTCTTATTTGGTACGGGGCCTGCGTTATTAACAGTTTCTCTGAGCGTTCCATTAATTTCTTATTTTTTTATGGCACCATTTGGTGAATTTACAGTTATTGACTCTAGAGACTTGCGCGTACTGTTTGTGTATGCAACATATACGCTCTTAGTTTGCTTTCTGGTTGAATGGCTTCGTAGAGAGCAATACAACTCCAAGATGGCAATGTTAGTTAGCGAATCTCGATTTAAGCTTCTAGTTGAAGGTGACAACAAGATACGCGAATTACTGAAAAATCCCCCCCACAAACCTAAAGAATTAGACTCTATTTAG
- a CDS encoding Hsp33 family molecular chaperone HslO produces the protein MNELLVFICDGAPVRGEIVSIGSAWQAVLERRNDPPAVRKILGDFVGAATLLSASLKFDGTLIIQAQSKGPIQLLVVECKSDLSMRATVKLSVEPSEIDDTATLGELLDASDTGRLVITLDSADREPGQAPYQGIVALQEYIGDELRPVSSAAEAIALYMQNSEQLDTRIWLSSDDKSVGGLLLQRLPDSGGHAHLQPQVAAEGWSRIQTLGETITNEELLTLPPQTTLRRLFLEESMEYGVRSFPVRPIRFSCTCSRNKVADVLRMLGEEEVQGILEERGSVETICDFCAKPYRFDAVDCLQVFKTDLLSDATRPPSKGH, from the coding sequence ATGAATGAGCTACTTGTATTTATTTGTGATGGTGCACCTGTTCGCGGGGAGATAGTTTCTATTGGTTCTGCCTGGCAGGCTGTTTTAGAGCGTCGAAATGACCCTCCAGCGGTCCGCAAAATACTGGGTGATTTCGTTGGTGCTGCCACCCTGCTTAGCGCAAGCCTTAAATTTGATGGCACTTTAATTATCCAAGCTCAAAGTAAAGGTCCTATTCAGCTTTTAGTGGTTGAGTGCAAGTCTGATCTGAGTATGCGTGCAACGGTAAAACTTTCAGTAGAACCTTCAGAAATTGACGATACAGCAACTCTAGGCGAATTATTGGACGCCAGTGATACTGGGAGATTGGTCATCACACTTGATTCCGCGGATCGAGAACCAGGACAAGCACCCTATCAAGGAATTGTTGCTCTTCAAGAGTATATAGGCGATGAACTTAGGCCAGTTTCAAGCGCAGCTGAAGCGATAGCGCTGTATATGCAAAATTCAGAGCAACTAGACACACGCATTTGGCTAAGTTCCGACGATAAAAGTGTTGGCGGCCTACTCTTGCAGAGGCTTCCAGACTCTGGCGGTCATGCCCATCTTCAACCGCAAGTTGCTGCTGAGGGCTGGTCTCGCATTCAGACCCTTGGTGAGACTATTACTAATGAAGAATTGCTGACACTACCTCCTCAAACAACCTTAAGAAGGCTATTCCTGGAAGAATCAATGGAATATGGGGTACGCAGCTTTCCGGTGCGCCCTATTCGATTTTCTTGCACCTGCTCGCGCAATAAAGTAGCTGATGTACTTAGGATGCTTGGCGAAGAAGAAGTTCAAGGCATCCTAGAAGAGCGTGGATCTGTTGAAACAATTTGTGATTTTTGCGCTAAGCCATATCGATTTGATGCAGTTGATTGCCTTCAGGTCTTTAAAACTGACTTATTAAGTGATGCCACAAGACCGCCATCAAAGGGCCATTAG
- the eno gene encoding phosphopyruvate hydratase produces MSAIVDIIGREVLDSRGNPTVECDILLESGVMGRAAVPSGASTGSREAIELRDGDKSRYLGKGVLKAVQNINVEIAETILGLDASEQAFLDKTLIDLDGTHNKARLGANATLAVSMAVARAAAEEAGLPLYRYFGGSGGMQLPVPMMNIVNGGAHANNSLDIQEFMVMPVGAESFRDALRCGAEIFHELKKIIGSQGMPTTVGDEGGFAPNFKSNHECLQTIMKAIEGAGYQAGEDVLLALDCAASEFYKDGKYHLSGEGLQLSSSEFSDYLGNLADQFPIVSIEDGMHESDWDGWADITNKLGKKIQLVGDDLFVTNTRILKEGIEKGIANSILIKINQIGTLTETFAAIEMAKRANYTAVISHRSGETEDSTIADIAVGTNAGQIKTGSLSRSDRIAKYNQLLRIEEDLGDVATYPGKSVFYNLSR; encoded by the coding sequence ATGAGCGCCATTGTTGACATCATTGGTAGAGAAGTTCTTGATTCACGCGGCAATCCCACAGTAGAGTGTGATATTTTACTTGAATCAGGGGTAATGGGTCGTGCAGCCGTGCCATCAGGCGCATCCACCGGCTCCCGCGAGGCCATTGAATTGCGTGATGGCGATAAATCTCGCTACTTGGGTAAAGGTGTACTAAAAGCAGTACAAAACATCAATGTTGAAATTGCTGAAACCATCCTTGGCTTGGATGCGAGCGAGCAAGCTTTTCTAGATAAGACGCTGATTGACTTAGATGGCACTCACAATAAGGCTCGATTAGGTGCTAATGCAACACTGGCAGTATCCATGGCTGTAGCAAGAGCAGCTGCGGAAGAGGCGGGTTTGCCTTTGTATCGTTACTTTGGCGGCTCTGGCGGCATGCAGTTACCAGTTCCAATGATGAACATTGTGAATGGTGGTGCACACGCAAACAATAGTCTGGATATTCAAGAGTTCATGGTGATGCCAGTTGGCGCTGAAAGCTTCCGTGATGCGCTCCGTTGCGGTGCAGAAATTTTTCATGAACTCAAAAAGATTATCGGCTCACAAGGCATGCCAACTACGGTTGGCGATGAGGGTGGCTTTGCCCCAAACTTTAAGAGCAACCACGAGTGTCTACAAACGATTATGAAGGCCATTGAAGGCGCTGGATATCAAGCTGGTGAAGATGTTTTATTAGCACTAGATTGTGCTGCAAGTGAGTTTTACAAAGATGGCAAATATCATTTGTCAGGAGAAGGTTTGCAACTGAGCTCTAGCGAGTTTTCCGATTATCTCGGTAATTTGGCTGATCAGTTCCCGATCGTGTCTATTGAAGATGGCATGCATGAGAGTGATTGGGATGGCTGGGCTGATATCACTAACAAGCTTGGCAAAAAGATCCAGTTGGTTGGAGATGATTTATTTGTAACTAATACTCGCATTTTGAAAGAGGGAATTGAAAAGGGTATTGCCAATTCCATTCTGATCAAAATCAACCAAATCGGTACATTAACTGAAACTTTTGCTGCGATTGAAATGGCAAAGCGTGCAAATTACACTGCTGTAATTTCTCATCGCTCAGGTGAAACTGAAGACAGCACAATTGCAGATATTGCGGTTGGTACTAATGCTGGCCAGATTAAGACTGGCTCATTATCTCGTTCTGATCGTATTGCTAAATACAATCAATTGCTGCGTATTGAAGAGGATTTGGGTGATGTAGCGACCTATCCTGGTAAGTCGGTTTTCTATAATCTCAGCCGTTAA
- a CDS encoding superinfection immunity protein, whose product MRLLFAILIALLSLFYFLPFAIAFNRKRANTGAIFALNLFLGWSLIGWVVALVWALKEENVV is encoded by the coding sequence ATGCGCCTATTATTTGCCATTCTTATTGCCCTACTATCCCTTTTTTATTTCCTGCCTTTTGCGATTGCCTTCAACCGTAAGCGTGCTAACACAGGGGCTATTTTTGCCCTAAACCTGTTTTTAGGGTGGTCGCTCATTGGCTGGGTTGTGGCCCTAGTTTGGGCCCTAAAAGAAGAAAATGTAGTTTAG
- a CDS encoding alpha/beta fold hydrolase: MPEINATGDSSNSITILLPGLNGGGLELGQLPSFLNSNGFETLIPKINGYLYGSNPDSYEDWISQVHNAIDEIKGAYKTINLAGISMGSTLALAVASQRTDISSIALLSPVLRYDGWSVPWYRFLLDIAYNLGIRNWEYSEREPFGIKNPDLRRRVRDRFKAHELSEVGAPLITARHLHEAKGLMSYVSKNLDAITSRLLVIQSVEDDTCTIWSAEKILADTKSDLRRAIWLGNSYHIITIDNEREVVLNEVLRFFTRAAGGNLGIDSYYSDKSPKVLKTRAN; encoded by the coding sequence ATGCCGGAAATTAATGCAACAGGAGACTCAAGTAATAGTATTACGATCTTGCTACCAGGCTTAAATGGTGGCGGGCTGGAGCTTGGCCAACTTCCGAGCTTTTTAAACTCTAATGGATTTGAAACGCTAATACCTAAAATTAATGGCTATCTCTATGGTTCAAACCCAGATAGTTATGAAGATTGGATTAGCCAAGTGCATAACGCCATCGACGAAATTAAAGGCGCTTATAAAACAATCAATTTAGCAGGCATTAGCATGGGCTCTACTCTTGCCCTTGCCGTAGCCAGCCAAAGAACTGACATATCTTCAATAGCTCTTCTTTCGCCGGTATTGCGTTATGACGGTTGGTCTGTACCTTGGTATAGATTCCTTTTGGATATTGCTTATAACCTTGGTATTCGAAACTGGGAGTACTCGGAGCGCGAACCATTTGGTATTAAGAATCCAGATCTGCGAAGGAGGGTTAGAGATAGATTCAAGGCGCACGAGCTTTCAGAGGTTGGAGCCCCATTAATTACTGCGAGGCATTTGCACGAAGCCAAAGGATTAATGTCTTACGTATCCAAGAATTTAGATGCCATAACCTCTAGGTTATTAGTCATCCAATCCGTCGAAGATGACACCTGCACTATATGGTCTGCAGAAAAGATTCTTGCCGATACCAAGTCAGACTTACGGAGAGCTATATGGCTCGGAAATAGTTATCACATCATTACTATTGATAACGAACGCGAAGTTGTGCTGAATGAGGTATTGCGCTTCTTTACAAGAGCGGCGGGCGGGAATTTAGGCATTGATAGCTACTACTCTGATAAATCGCCAAAAGTTTTAAAGACGAGAGCTAATTAA
- a CDS encoding M48 family metallopeptidase, which yields MQFLVVCSKVFFGLALSALLLACANTTRSGAVGINRSQFLAVSASEVDRLSAISYNDQNQKAKEKNILITSGPAYDRLKIISTRLIAQTGVFRDDTQQWNWQLVLINAPILNATCAPGGKITFYTGLIEQLKLSDDEIAAIMGHEIAHALREHGRERLSQAMAQSAVANIAMAVAGPYSSAVSAANQAAQYVLVLPNSRQNESEADAIGLELAARAGYNPRAAISVWQKMNKATEGKGTLEFLSTHPSGDTRIEQLTELMPAVEPLYQASNKSKAK from the coding sequence ATGCAGTTTTTAGTTGTTTGTAGCAAAGTATTTTTTGGTCTAGCTTTATCCGCCCTGCTTCTGGCCTGCGCCAATACAACAAGGTCAGGAGCAGTTGGCATTAATCGATCCCAATTTTTAGCGGTATCAGCATCTGAAGTCGATCGCTTATCTGCCATTAGTTATAACGATCAGAATCAAAAGGCTAAAGAGAAAAATATTCTAATTACCTCCGGCCCTGCCTACGATAGGCTAAAGATCATTTCAACTCGATTAATTGCTCAAACTGGTGTCTTTCGTGACGATACCCAGCAATGGAACTGGCAGCTCGTATTGATCAACGCCCCAATACTAAATGCAACATGCGCCCCTGGTGGAAAAATAACTTTTTACACAGGGCTAATTGAGCAACTCAAGCTTAGTGATGACGAAATCGCTGCAATCATGGGTCACGAAATTGCCCATGCTCTAAGAGAGCATGGACGTGAAAGATTATCGCAAGCTATGGCTCAAAGCGCTGTCGCGAATATTGCAATGGCTGTAGCCGGACCCTACAGCTCGGCTGTAAGTGCTGCAAATCAAGCGGCTCAGTATGTGCTGGTTCTTCCGAATTCTCGCCAAAATGAATCTGAAGCAGATGCGATTGGATTAGAGCTTGCTGCTAGAGCTGGATACAACCCGAGGGCAGCCATTAGCGTGTGGCAGAAAATGAATAAGGCTACAGAGGGCAAAGGCACATTAGAGTTCTTATCCACCCACCCATCAGGTGACACCCGAATCGAGCAACTTACAGAATTAATGCCAGCCGTTGAACCCCTATATCAAGCCTCCAATAAATCAAAAGCTAAATAG
- a CDS encoding CTP synthase yields MTKYVFVTGGVVSSLGKGIAAASLAAILESRGLKVTLLKLDPYINVDPGTMSPLQHGEVFVTEDGAETDLDLGHYERFVSAKMRKSNNFTTGQIYESVISKERRGEYLGKTVQVIPHITNEIQAFIERGAKASHEGMADVAICEIGGTVGDIESLPFLEAARQMSLRLPVHSCAFVHLTLVPYINSAGELKTKPTQHSVQKLREIGIMPTVLLCRADRPIPDDERAKISLFSNVREEAVISVWDVDTIYKIPEMLHSQGMDDLICRELELNAKPADLSVWANLVYELANPKHEVTIGMVGKYVELTESYKSLIEALRHAGIHTHTRVNINYIDSEQIEKDGVGCLKELDAILVPGGFGKRGTEGKIAAIRYARENNVPYLGICLGMQLAVIEFARHVAKIAKANSTEFDADTDSPVVALITEWLDREGRVEKRSNDSDLGGTMRLGSQRCPIKPNTLAHRIYGAEVNERHRHRYEVNNLYVPKLEQAGLVISARTPNEALPEMMELPESMHPWFFGVQFHPEFTSTPRDGHPLFSAFINASLVHQDATLKQVA; encoded by the coding sequence ATGACCAAATACGTTTTTGTCACTGGTGGTGTGGTTTCTTCTTTAGGGAAAGGAATTGCAGCTGCCTCGCTTGCCGCGATTCTCGAATCCCGCGGCCTGAAAGTCACCCTCCTAAAATTAGATCCATATATCAACGTTGATCCGGGCACCATGAGTCCTTTGCAGCATGGTGAGGTTTTTGTTACCGAAGATGGCGCAGAAACTGATTTAGATTTGGGTCACTACGAGCGCTTTGTTTCTGCAAAGATGCGTAAGAGTAATAACTTCACCACGGGGCAGATTTATGAGTCTGTCATCAGCAAAGAGCGTCGTGGTGAGTATTTGGGGAAAACGGTTCAAGTCATTCCGCACATTACTAACGAGATTCAGGCTTTTATTGAGCGCGGTGCAAAGGCAAGTCACGAAGGCATGGCGGATGTCGCAATTTGTGAAATTGGTGGAACGGTAGGCGATATTGAGTCCCTCCCATTCCTCGAGGCTGCAAGGCAGATGAGTTTGCGCCTTCCGGTGCATAGCTGTGCATTTGTACATTTAACTCTCGTCCCTTATATCAATAGTGCTGGAGAGCTAAAGACAAAGCCTACACAGCACTCTGTTCAGAAGTTAAGGGAAATTGGCATCATGCCAACCGTGCTTCTCTGTCGCGCAGATCGTCCGATACCTGATGATGAGCGCGCAAAAATTTCTCTTTTCTCAAATGTAAGAGAAGAGGCTGTGATTTCTGTTTGGGATGTCGATACTATCTATAAGATTCCTGAGATGCTGCACTCTCAAGGAATGGATGATCTTATTTGCCGTGAGTTGGAGTTAAATGCTAAACCTGCCGATCTATCTGTTTGGGCAAATTTAGTTTATGAACTTGCAAATCCAAAGCATGAGGTCACTATTGGCATGGTTGGCAAGTATGTTGAGCTTACTGAATCCTATAAGTCGCTAATTGAGGCCTTGCGCCATGCAGGTATTCACACGCACACTCGTGTAAATATCAACTATATTGATTCTGAGCAAATTGAAAAAGATGGCGTTGGTTGCCTAAAAGAGCTTGACGCAATTCTAGTACCTGGAGGTTTTGGCAAGCGCGGGACAGAAGGTAAGATTGCTGCTATTCGTTATGCACGAGAAAACAATGTTCCTTACTTAGGCATATGCTTGGGAATGCAATTGGCAGTAATTGAGTTTGCCCGTCATGTGGCTAAAATTGCGAAGGCAAATAGTACTGAGTTTGATGCTGATACGGATAGTCCAGTAGTTGCCCTAATTACCGAATGGCTTGATCGCGAAGGTCGTGTTGAAAAACGATCAAATGATTCAGATTTAGGTGGAACAATGCGCCTCGGTTCGCAACGCTGCCCAATCAAGCCAAATACACTTGCTCATCGCATTTATGGTGCAGAAGTAAATGAGCGTCACCGCCATCGCTATGAAGTAAATAATCTGTACGTGCCAAAGTTGGAGCAAGCAGGCTTGGTTATCTCGGCCAGAACACCAAATGAGGCATTGCCTGAGATGATGGAGTTGCCTGAGTCTATGCATCCTTGGTTTTTCGGTGTTCAATTTCACCCTGAGTTCACTTCTACGCCTCGCGATGGACATCCTCTCTTCTCGGCATTTATTAATGCGTCACTTGTTCATCAAGACGCTACACTGAAGCAGGTAGCTTGA
- a CDS encoding DUF2147 domain-containing protein has protein sequence MIKKTIFALLFAVLLGLVGVTSAQTVDSITGVWKTFDDETNQPAALVQIIEKNGVFSGIITKVLDNSGPSTCDKCTDFRKGKPILGMEILSGLKKTGDSYSGGQILDPDDGEVYKAEMKLKEQGAKLDLRAYIGIPLLGRTQTWIREK, from the coding sequence ATGATTAAAAAAACGATATTCGCCCTTCTATTCGCCGTCCTTTTGGGCTTGGTGGGTGTGACATCAGCTCAAACTGTTGACTCAATTACAGGGGTTTGGAAAACCTTTGACGATGAGACAAATCAACCAGCTGCCCTAGTCCAAATTATCGAAAAAAATGGTGTTTTTTCTGGGATTATTACCAAAGTGCTCGATAACTCAGGACCCTCGACTTGCGATAAGTGCACGGATTTCCGAAAAGGCAAGCCAATTCTAGGGATGGAGATCCTTTCCGGTCTTAAAAAGACAGGTGACAGCTACTCTGGCGGTCAAATTCTAGATCCAGACGATGGCGAAGTTTATAAGGCTGAGATGAAATTAAAAGAACAAGGTGCTAAATTAGACCTTAGAGCCTATATTGGTATTCCCCTGCTTGGTAGAACTCAAACCTGGATCCGTGAGAAATAA
- the ftsB gene encoding cell division protein FtsB: MRIVIYSMLALLLAIQFPLWLGKGGWLKVYEMEKHVELQEAKNSLLALRNAKLAGDVKDLKDGTRAIEERARVEHGLIKEGEFFVQILPADKSNSAPATKQ, encoded by the coding sequence ATGCGTATAGTTATCTACTCCATGCTGGCATTGCTTCTTGCAATCCAGTTCCCACTGTGGCTGGGTAAGGGTGGATGGCTAAAGGTTTATGAAATGGAGAAACACGTAGAGCTACAAGAGGCTAAAAACAGCCTCTTGGCCCTACGTAATGCCAAACTTGCTGGGGATGTAAAAGATTTAAAAGATGGAACTCGTGCAATTGAAGAGCGTGCGCGTGTTGAGCATGGCCTTATTAAAGAGGGTGAGTTTTTTGTGCAAATCTTGCCAGCAGATAAATCAAACTCTGCGCCTGCTACAAAGCAGTAA
- the kdsA gene encoding 3-deoxy-8-phosphooctulonate synthase, with product MSTFKLCGYNVGLDQRFFLIAGTCVIESELSAIDVAGQLKEITSSLNIPFIYKSSFDKANRSSGNSFRGLGMDKGLEILAKVKKQIGVPVLTDVHDIAEIAPVAQVVDVLQTPAFLCRQTDFIRACAQSGKPVNFKKGQFLSPQEMLNVVEKARVAAAEKNLPDQFMVCERGASFGYNNLVSDMRSLAILRESKAPVVFDATHSVQLPGGQGSSSGGQREFVPVLARAAVAVGVSGLFMETHPDPANALSDGPNAVPLNRMKELLESLLAIDSVVKSTNAFLEDSFK from the coding sequence ATGAGTACTTTCAAGCTTTGTGGCTATAACGTTGGTTTAGATCAACGTTTTTTCCTAATTGCTGGTACTTGTGTGATTGAGTCAGAACTGTCTGCAATTGATGTTGCTGGACAGCTAAAGGAGATCACATCATCTCTCAATATCCCATTCATTTATAAATCTTCTTTTGACAAAGCGAATCGCTCATCCGGAAATTCATTTCGTGGGCTGGGGATGGATAAGGGCCTTGAGATTCTTGCGAAAGTCAAAAAGCAGATTGGTGTACCTGTATTAACTGATGTGCATGATATTGCTGAGATTGCTCCAGTTGCGCAGGTTGTAGATGTATTGCAAACGCCTGCATTCCTCTGCAGACAAACAGACTTTATTCGCGCCTGTGCCCAGAGTGGTAAGCCAGTGAACTTCAAAAAAGGTCAATTCCTCTCTCCACAAGAGATGCTCAATGTGGTTGAGAAAGCAAGAGTTGCTGCGGCCGAAAAAAACCTTCCTGATCAATTTATGGTTTGTGAACGCGGCGCATCATTTGGTTACAACAATCTTGTATCGGATATGAGGAGTCTTGCGATATTGCGAGAGTCAAAGGCGCCTGTAGTGTTTGATGCTACACATTCTGTCCAACTGCCTGGTGGGCAAGGCAGCTCTAGCGGCGGTCAGCGAGAATTTGTTCCAGTGCTAGCTCGCGCTGCAGTTGCTGTTGGCGTTAGTGGATTGTTTATGGAAACACACCCAGATCCCGCTAACGCTCTGTCGGATGGTCCTAACGCAGTACCGCTTAATCGCATGAAGGAGTTATTGGAGTCCTTACTTGCAATCGATAGCGTTGTGAAATCAACCAATGCATTTTTAGAAGATAGCTTCAAATAA
- the gltX gene encoding glutamate--tRNA ligase: MHIRTRFAPSPTGFIHLGNLRSALYPWAFARHNKGDFILRIEDTDLERSSQEAVDVIIEGMAWLGMDIDEGPIYQMQRIDRYREVIKQMLDAGLAYPCYMSEDELNLLRDQQMAKKEKPRYNGLWRPEPGKTLPPIPKGVQPVIRFKNPIGGSVIWNDAVKGQIEISNNELDDLIIARPDGTPTYNFCVVVDDLDMKITHVIRGDDHVNNTPRQINIMKALGGTPPIYAHLPTVLNDAGEKMSKRNGAMSVRDYQRAGYLPEAILNYLARLGWSHGDAEVFTKEQFVSWFDLESLGRSPAQHNPEKLLWLNHQYIQNTDVAKLAEATKPFAHELGINTEHGPDFVQVVGLLKDRANTLIEIAEGSKLFYLPAPQLTADQISENIPEAVVPAIRDLIEAIKSSEPNKESYSAAFKQVLAKHQLKMPALAMPVRYGLFATTQTPAIDSVLVVLGKDEVINRLSRLV, from the coding sequence ATGCATATTCGTACTCGCTTTGCCCCCAGTCCCACGGGCTTTATACATTTGGGAAACCTTCGTAGCGCACTTTACCCGTGGGCATTTGCTCGTCACAACAAGGGTGACTTTATTCTGAGAATTGAAGATACCGACTTAGAGCGCTCTTCCCAAGAGGCTGTTGATGTGATTATTGAGGGAATGGCTTGGTTGGGGATGGATATCGATGAAGGGCCAATATACCAAATGCAGCGTATTGATCGCTATCGGGAAGTGATCAAGCAAATGCTAGACGCTGGTTTAGCCTATCCCTGCTATATGAGTGAAGATGAATTGAATCTTCTTCGTGATCAACAGATGGCAAAAAAAGAAAAACCACGCTATAACGGCTTATGGAGACCTGAACCAGGTAAAACTTTGCCACCGATACCTAAGGGTGTGCAACCAGTAATCCGCTTTAAAAACCCAATTGGTGGATCAGTCATTTGGAATGATGCAGTCAAAGGGCAGATCGAAATCTCGAATAATGAATTGGATGATCTCATTATTGCAAGACCTGATGGAACGCCTACTTATAACTTCTGCGTAGTGGTGGATGATCTAGATATGAAGATCACCCATGTGATTAGAGGCGATGATCACGTCAATAATACCCCTAGACAAATCAACATCATGAAAGCCTTGGGCGGTACGCCCCCAATCTATGCTCATTTGCCAACGGTGCTGAACGATGCCGGTGAAAAAATGAGCAAGCGTAATGGCGCAATGAGCGTTCGCGACTATCAGAGGGCGGGTTATTTGCCTGAAGCTATATTGAATTACCTTGCTAGGTTAGGGTGGTCACATGGAGATGCCGAAGTCTTTACAAAGGAGCAATTTGTAAGCTGGTTTGATCTTGAAAGTCTTGGGCGCTCTCCTGCTCAGCATAATCCTGAAAAATTGCTATGGCTAAATCACCAATATATTCAAAATACAGATGTAGCAAAACTAGCGGAGGCAACTAAGCCATTTGCTCATGAATTGGGAATAAATACTGAACATGGACCAGATTTTGTTCAAGTAGTTGGATTATTAAAAGACAGAGCAAACACCTTAATTGAAATTGCAGAGGGCTCAAAACTTTTTTATTTACCGGCACCACAACTTACTGCAGATCAAATCTCTGAAAACATACCTGAAGCAGTCGTTCCCGCTATAAGAGATTTGATTGAAGCAATTAAGTCTTCTGAGCCAAACAAAGAGTCTTATAGCGCAGCATTCAAACAAGTATTGGCAAAGCATCAGTTAAAAATGCCCGCGCTTGCCATGCCAGTTCGTTATGGACTGTTCGCTACGACCCAGACCCCAGCCATTGACTCGGTCTTGGTTGTATTGGGCAAAGATGAGGTGATAAATCGGCTTTCTAGGCTGGTCTAG
- the hyi gene encoding hydroxypyruvate isomerase, whose translation MPQFAANLTMLFNEAPFLERFDLAGRAGFKAVEFLFPYAFPAQEIKAKLDKNQLQLVLHNLPAGDWEAGERGIACLPDRKEEFREGVAKSVEYAKCLNVGQLNCLAGKAPADVDPNVLRTTFIENLRYAASELKKASLRLLIEPINTFDIPGFYLSRTTQAIEIMDEVGADNLFLQYDIYHAQRMEGELANTIQKYLPRIAHIQLADNPGRNEPGTGEINYRYLFAFLDRIGYKGWIGCEYKPATTTQAGLTWLSEHTA comes from the coding sequence ATGCCACAGTTTGCCGCTAACTTAACTATGCTTTTTAACGAAGCTCCATTTTTAGAGCGCTTCGACTTGGCGGGTAGAGCAGGATTCAAAGCCGTTGAATTCCTTTTCCCTTATGCATTTCCTGCTCAGGAAATAAAAGCAAAATTAGACAAGAATCAGTTGCAATTAGTTCTTCATAATTTGCCTGCTGGAGACTGGGAAGCCGGTGAGCGGGGTATTGCATGCTTGCCTGACCGTAAAGAAGAATTTCGTGAAGGTGTCGCTAAATCCGTTGAATATGCCAAGTGCCTTAACGTGGGACAACTCAATTGCTTAGCTGGAAAAGCTCCTGCCGATGTTGATCCAAATGTATTACGTACAACATTTATTGAAAACCTACGCTATGCCGCCTCTGAATTAAAGAAGGCGAGTCTGCGTTTATTGATTGAACCAATCAATACATTTGATATCCCTGGGTTTTATCTATCTAGAACTACCCAAGCTATTGAAATTATGGATGAAGTGGGTGCTGATAATCTCTTTCTTCAATATGACATCTATCACGCCCAACGCATGGAAGGCGAGCTAGCAAATACCATTCAAAAATATCTTCCACGAATTGCCCATATTCAACTTGCCGATAATCCTGGACGTAATGAACCTGGAACTGGCGAGATTAATTATCGTTACCTATTCGCATTTCTTGACCGTATTGGCTACAAGGGGTGGATTGGCTGCGAATACAAGCCGGCAACTACCACTCAGGCAGGTCTTACCTGGTTAAGCGAACATACTGCCTAA